In Prionailurus viverrinus isolate Anna chromosome D1, UM_Priviv_1.0, whole genome shotgun sequence, the DNA window ACAAggacaggctctgcactttcgACAACGGCTCCATCCAGCTCTTCGGCGTGGGCGTGAGGGACTCGGGCTACTACATCATCACGGTGACGGAGCGCTTGGGGAGCAGCCAGTTTGGCACCATCGTGCTGCACGTGTCGGGTAAGGCAGCCCCCCCCCGGGGCCTGGCACCTCTCTGAACTGCCCATGTGTGGGGCAGCGACTTCGTGGTATTAAAAGAGCCATTATCTTCCCCTTGCCCTGCCCGCCCCGTAGAGATCCTCTACGAAGACCTCCATTTTGTGGCTGTCTTCCTTGCTTTGCTCGCTGCCGTGGCCGCGCTGTTAATCAGCCTCATGTGGGTTTGTAATAAGTGTGCGTATAAAttccagaggaagagaagacacaaacTCAAAGGTAATTCTCTGGGCCCTGTGGTGATCCATTCACGCTTTTATGGCTGGAGGTGGTTCTTGTTATCCTGGTCTCACCGAGAACCAACCCCCCCCTGTGGCTGGCGGGCAACTGACCGGCTTGTCTTTTGCTTTGCAGAGAGCACCACTGAGGAGATTGAGCTGCAAGATGTGGAGTGTTAGCCAAGGCTGCGCCCAGTTACATTCCTACCTCAAGAGGAGAAGAGTATTTTCCACAAAGGGCGCGAACGCCGCCAATCCGCCCTCCCCGCCTCCTGCCGCCCGGCCAGTAGCCACACGGTCCCGAGG includes these proteins:
- the VSTM5 gene encoding V-set and transmembrane domain-containing protein 5, translating into MRPLPSRSRKNRGISLGLLALCLTAACCLQSQGVSLYIPQSAINATVEEDILLSVEYSCHGVPTIEWKYTSNWGAQKIVEWKPGTQANISQSHKDRLCTFDNGSIQLFGVGVRDSGYYIITVTERLGSSQFGTIVLHVSEILYEDLHFVAVFLALLAAVAALLISLMWVCNKCAYKFQRKRRHKLKESTTEEIELQDVEC